A window of the Maniola hyperantus chromosome 16, iAphHyp1.2, whole genome shotgun sequence genome harbors these coding sequences:
- the LOC117989789 gene encoding uncharacterized protein, translated as MTHSVIVSSGMDLRLHSKKFISKFIEEFRKNSCLWNILHPEYRNKKSRMKAYNRLLKFSKAAEPNITIDEIKKKIQSMRASHRKERRKVASSLLKATSPKEFYVPKLWYYKQLEFLNTQVEEPFETTNVDEDDQLLSEKFNNENISEKSINFDEIEVKVQPSDDDDNESVKSITSNLSLNTANPLHETWESASASISKKPRMETNQSIEQNIRNNNTNETLNYIARTLDRNKDEFDIFGQSVAAELRKMNSKQQIIAKS; from the exons ATGACCCATTCTGTA atagTTTCTTCAGGAATGGATCTCCGACTACATAGCAAAAAATTTATCTCCAAATTCATAGAGGAATTCCGGAAGAACTCTTGTCTATGGAACATTCTCCATCCAGAGTACAGAAACAAGAAGTCAAGGATGAAAGCGTATAACCGACTACTGAAGTTTTCAAAGGCAGCCGAGCCAAATATTACTattgatgaaataaaaaagaagaTCCAGTCGATGCGAGCTTCGCATAGAAAAGAAAGAAGGAAGGTGGCTAGCAGTCTTCTAAAAGCGACCAGTCCGAAAGAGTtctatgtaccgaaattgtggTATTACAAACAGCTTGAGTTCTTGAACACTCAGGTGGAAG aaCCATTTGAAACGACCAATGTTGACGAAGATGACCAATTATTATCTGAAAAATTCAACAATGAAAATATTTCTGAAAAGTCcattaattttgacgaaattgaaGTAAAAGTACAGcctagcgatgatgatgataatgaatctGTAAAATCCATT ACATCAAATCTTTCCTTGAACACTGCGAATCCGCTGCACGAAACGTGGGAGTCAGCATCCGCCTCTATATCCAAGAAACCAAGGATGGAAACAAACCAGTCCATAGAACAGAACATACGAAATAACAATACAAACGAGACGCTTAATTATATCGCAAGAACATTAGACCGTAACAAAGATGAATTCGACATATTCGGCCAAAGTGTTGCAGCAGAATTGAGGAAAATGAACAGCAAACAGCAAATTATAGCTAAAAGTTGa